A genome region from Meriones unguiculatus strain TT.TT164.6M chromosome 19, Bangor_MerUng_6.1, whole genome shotgun sequence includes the following:
- the LOC110559488 gene encoding isopentenyl-diphosphate delta-isomerase 2-like, whose amino-acid sequence MFQASKTHLDDLQKKRLEEKCIVIDKQDQVIGAETKKNCHLMENIEKGLLHRAFSVVLFNRKNQLLVQQRADAKYTFLGHFTDSCSSHPLYTPEELEEKDAVGVRKAALRCLQAELGISQEQIFIKDIIFMSRNYHKSPSDDIWGEHEVGYLLLVRKDLTLNPDPREVKSYCYMSQEDLQDLLERGARGEEKITPWFRTIAEGFLFSWWPYLEDVSPFMEPDKIYGL is encoded by the exons ATGTTCCAGGCAAGCAAAACTCACCTTGATGACCTCCAGAAAAAGCGTCTGGAGGAGAAGTGCATTGTCATTGACAAGCAGGATCAGGTCATTGGAGCTGAAACTAAGAAGAACTGCCATCTGATGGAAAACATTGAGAAGG GCCTGTTACACAGAGCCTTCAGTGTTGTCCTCTTCAACagaaaaaaccagctcttggtccaGCAGAGAGCAGATGCTAAGTACACTTTTCTAG GACATTTTACAGACTCCTGTTCTAGTCACCCTTTATACACGCCTGAGGAGCTGGAAGAGAAGGACGCTGTGGGAGTGAGGAAGGCCGCTCTGAGATGTCTTCAGGCTGAGCTGGGCATTTCCCAGGAGCAG ATTTTTATAAAGGACATAATTTTTATGAGCCGAAACTACCACAAGAGTCCTTCTGATGACATCTGGGGAGAGCATGAAGTTGGCTATCTTCTGTTGGTGAGGAAAGACCTCACTCTGAACCCAGATCCCAGGGAAGTGAAAAGCTACTGCTACATGAGCCAGGAGGACCTGCAGGACCTACTGGAGAGGGGGGCCCGTGGAGAAGAGAAGATCACCCCATGGTTCAGGACCATCGCAGAAGGCTTCCTGTTCTCTTGGTGGCCTTATTTAGAGGATGTGTCTCCATTCATGGAGCCCGACAAGATATATGGACTGTGA
- the Gtpbp4 gene encoding GTP-binding protein 4 isoform X2, which translates to MAHYNFKKITVVPSAKDFIDLTLSKTQRKTPTVIHKHYQIHRIRYFYMRKIKFTQQNYHDRLSQILTDFPKLDDIHPFYADLMNILYDKDHYKLALGQINIAKNLVDNVAKDYVRLMKYGDSMYRCKQLKRAALGRMCTIIKRQRQSLEYLEQVRQHLSRLPTIDPNTRTLLLCGYPNVGKSSFINKVTRADVDVQPYAFTTKSLFVGHMDYKYLRWQVVDTPGILDHPLEDRNTIEMQAITALAHLRAAVLYVMDLSEQCGHGLKEQLELFQNIRPLFINKPLIVVANKCDVKRIAELSEEDQKIFIDLQAEGFPVIETSTLTEEGVIQVKTEACDRLLAHRVEMKMKGNKVNGVLNRLHLAMPNKRDDKERPPFIPEGVVARRKRMEITESKRKRERDLELEMGDDYILDLQKNWDLMNSSEKYDKIPEIWEGHNVADYIDPAILKKLEELEKEEQLRTAAGEYDSDSESEDEEMMEIRQLAKQIREKKKLKILQSKEKNTQGPRMPRTAKKVKREDLENEMRSLGVDMDDKDNAHYAVQARQSRSVTRKRKREESVPPSSIARSRSCSRTPRDVSGLRDVKMVKKAKTMMKKAQKKMNRLGKKGEADRHVFDMKPKHLLSGKRKAGKKDRR; encoded by the exons ATGGCGCACTACAACTTCAAGAAAATTACGGTGGTGCCGTCTGCCAAG GACTTCATTGACCTGACATTATCCAAGACTCAACGAAAGACTCCAACAGTTATTCACAAACATTATCAAATTCATCGAATTCGCTATTTTTATATGAGAAAAATCAAATTTACTCAACAGAATTACCATGACAGACTCTCCCAGATTCTGACGGATTTCCCCAAATTGGAT GATATCCATCCATTTTACGCTGACTTGATGAATATTCTCTATGACAAGGATCATTACAAATTGGCTCTAGGTCAAATAAACATTGCGAAAAATTTGGTGGACAA tgTTGCTAAAGATTATGTGCGGCTAATGAAATACGGTGACTCGATGTACCGCTGCAAGCAGCTGAAGCGCGCTGCCCTTGGACGCATGTGTACTATtatcaagaggcagaggcagagtttgGAGTATTTGGAACAAG TTCGTCAACATTTGTCCCGCTTGCCAACCATTGATCCAAATACAAGGACTCTGCTTTTGTGTGGGTATCCAAATGTCGGGAAATCCAGCTTCATCAATAAG GTGACAAGAGCAGATGTGGACGTTCAGCCCTATGCATTTACCACCAAATCTCTGTTTGTTGGGCACATGGATTATAAGTATCTGCGTTGGCAG GTTGTAGATACCCCAGGGATTTTGGATCATCCTTTGGAGGATCGAAACACCATTGAAATGCAGGCTATCACAGCCCTGGCCCACCTCCGAGCTGCAGTTCTGTATGTGATGGATTTGTCTGAGCAGTGTGGACATGGCTTGAAAGAACAATTAGAACTCTTCCAGAATATCAGACCTCTGTTTATCAACAAG cCTCTTATTGTTGTAGCAAACAAATGTGACGTGAAAAGAATAGCTGAACTTTCTGAAGAAGATCAG AAAATATTTATAGACTTGCAGGCCGAAGGGTTCCCTGTCATTGAGACCAGCACCCTGACTGAGGAAGGTGTCATTCAAGTTAAAACAGAG GCTTGTGATAGGCTTTTGGCTCATCGagtagaaatgaaaatgaaaggaaataaagTGAATGGAGTTCTGAACAGATTGCATTTAGCTATGCCAAACAAGAGAGATGATAAG GAGAGACCCCCTTTCATCCCGGAAGGAGTGGTGGCTCGAAGGAAAAGAATGGAGATTACAGAGTCCAAAAGGAAGAGG GAACGAGATCTTGAGCTGGAAATGGGAGATGATTATATTTTGGATCTTCAGA AAAACTGGGACTTAATGAATTCATCTGAGAAATACGATAAGATACCAGAGATTTGGGAAGGCCATAACGTTGCTGATTATATCGATCCTGCTATCCTGAAG aaattggaagaattagaaaaagaagaacagcTCAGAACAGCTGCTGGAGAGTATGACAGTGACTCTGAAAGTGAAGATGAAGAAATGATGGAAATCCGACAGCTGGCAAaacaaattagagaaaaaaagaagttgaaaattCTACAGTCCAAAGAAAAGAATACACAGGGACCTCGGATGCCCCGAACTGCTAAGAAG GTTAAACGGGAAGATTTGGAGAATGAGATGCGTAGTCTTGGTGTTGACATGGATGATAAAGACAAT GCCCACTATGCCGTCCAGGCAAGACAATCTCGGAGTGTCACTAGGAAAAGAAAACGAGAAGAATCTGTTCCACCCTCTTCCATAGCTCGGAGTCGGAGTTGCTCTCGAACTCCACGAGATGTTTCTGGTCTTCGGGATGTCAAG ATGGTGAAGAAAGCCAAGACTATGATGAAGAAAGCTCAGAAGAAGATGAAtcgcttggggaagaaaggggaagcTGATAGACATGTGTTTGATATGAAGCCCAAGCACTTACTCTCTGGGAAGAGGAAAGCTGGTAAAAAGGACAGGAGATAG
- the Gtpbp4 gene encoding GTP-binding protein 4 isoform X1, which yields MASKVTKVVLSGGHSEKQGRKPEVDFIDLTLSKTQRKTPTVIHKHYQIHRIRYFYMRKIKFTQQNYHDRLSQILTDFPKLDDIHPFYADLMNILYDKDHYKLALGQINIAKNLVDNVAKDYVRLMKYGDSMYRCKQLKRAALGRMCTIIKRQRQSLEYLEQVRQHLSRLPTIDPNTRTLLLCGYPNVGKSSFINKVTRADVDVQPYAFTTKSLFVGHMDYKYLRWQVVDTPGILDHPLEDRNTIEMQAITALAHLRAAVLYVMDLSEQCGHGLKEQLELFQNIRPLFINKPLIVVANKCDVKRIAELSEEDQKIFIDLQAEGFPVIETSTLTEEGVIQVKTEACDRLLAHRVEMKMKGNKVNGVLNRLHLAMPNKRDDKERPPFIPEGVVARRKRMEITESKRKRERDLELEMGDDYILDLQKNWDLMNSSEKYDKIPEIWEGHNVADYIDPAILKKLEELEKEEQLRTAAGEYDSDSESEDEEMMEIRQLAKQIREKKKLKILQSKEKNTQGPRMPRTAKKVKREDLENEMRSLGVDMDDKDNAHYAVQARQSRSVTRKRKREESVPPSSIARSRSCSRTPRDVSGLRDVKMVKKAKTMMKKAQKKMNRLGKKGEADRHVFDMKPKHLLSGKRKAGKKDRR from the exons ATGGCCTCCAAAGTGACAAAAGTTGTCCTAAGTGGTGGCCACAGTGAGAAGCAAGGCAGGAAGCCTGAAGTG GACTTCATTGACCTGACATTATCCAAGACTCAACGAAAGACTCCAACAGTTATTCACAAACATTATCAAATTCATCGAATTCGCTATTTTTATATGAGAAAAATCAAATTTACTCAACAGAATTACCATGACAGACTCTCCCAGATTCTGACGGATTTCCCCAAATTGGAT GATATCCATCCATTTTACGCTGACTTGATGAATATTCTCTATGACAAGGATCATTACAAATTGGCTCTAGGTCAAATAAACATTGCGAAAAATTTGGTGGACAA tgTTGCTAAAGATTATGTGCGGCTAATGAAATACGGTGACTCGATGTACCGCTGCAAGCAGCTGAAGCGCGCTGCCCTTGGACGCATGTGTACTATtatcaagaggcagaggcagagtttgGAGTATTTGGAACAAG TTCGTCAACATTTGTCCCGCTTGCCAACCATTGATCCAAATACAAGGACTCTGCTTTTGTGTGGGTATCCAAATGTCGGGAAATCCAGCTTCATCAATAAG GTGACAAGAGCAGATGTGGACGTTCAGCCCTATGCATTTACCACCAAATCTCTGTTTGTTGGGCACATGGATTATAAGTATCTGCGTTGGCAG GTTGTAGATACCCCAGGGATTTTGGATCATCCTTTGGAGGATCGAAACACCATTGAAATGCAGGCTATCACAGCCCTGGCCCACCTCCGAGCTGCAGTTCTGTATGTGATGGATTTGTCTGAGCAGTGTGGACATGGCTTGAAAGAACAATTAGAACTCTTCCAGAATATCAGACCTCTGTTTATCAACAAG cCTCTTATTGTTGTAGCAAACAAATGTGACGTGAAAAGAATAGCTGAACTTTCTGAAGAAGATCAG AAAATATTTATAGACTTGCAGGCCGAAGGGTTCCCTGTCATTGAGACCAGCACCCTGACTGAGGAAGGTGTCATTCAAGTTAAAACAGAG GCTTGTGATAGGCTTTTGGCTCATCGagtagaaatgaaaatgaaaggaaataaagTGAATGGAGTTCTGAACAGATTGCATTTAGCTATGCCAAACAAGAGAGATGATAAG GAGAGACCCCCTTTCATCCCGGAAGGAGTGGTGGCTCGAAGGAAAAGAATGGAGATTACAGAGTCCAAAAGGAAGAGG GAACGAGATCTTGAGCTGGAAATGGGAGATGATTATATTTTGGATCTTCAGA AAAACTGGGACTTAATGAATTCATCTGAGAAATACGATAAGATACCAGAGATTTGGGAAGGCCATAACGTTGCTGATTATATCGATCCTGCTATCCTGAAG aaattggaagaattagaaaaagaagaacagcTCAGAACAGCTGCTGGAGAGTATGACAGTGACTCTGAAAGTGAAGATGAAGAAATGATGGAAATCCGACAGCTGGCAAaacaaattagagaaaaaaagaagttgaaaattCTACAGTCCAAAGAAAAGAATACACAGGGACCTCGGATGCCCCGAACTGCTAAGAAG GTTAAACGGGAAGATTTGGAGAATGAGATGCGTAGTCTTGGTGTTGACATGGATGATAAAGACAAT GCCCACTATGCCGTCCAGGCAAGACAATCTCGGAGTGTCACTAGGAAAAGAAAACGAGAAGAATCTGTTCCACCCTCTTCCATAGCTCGGAGTCGGAGTTGCTCTCGAACTCCACGAGATGTTTCTGGTCTTCGGGATGTCAAG ATGGTGAAGAAAGCCAAGACTATGATGAAGAAAGCTCAGAAGAAGATGAAtcgcttggggaagaaaggggaagcTGATAGACATGTGTTTGATATGAAGCCCAAGCACTTACTCTCTGGGAAGAGGAAAGCTGGTAAAAAGGACAGGAGATAG